From the Oryzias melastigma strain HK-1 linkage group LG13, ASM292280v2, whole genome shotgun sequence genome, the window GACAATCTAGTTTCATgtatcaaaacaaaacagtataAATAAGAAACCtagaaacaattttaaaaaatcctttagaTAGCACTTTTTATGTAAATCTAAAGTTTTTCAAGGACACAGCTATGCCTAGAATAAATATGAGTTAATaaatagtaaaagaagaagaaatagttTGTCAAACCTTTTGTTGAAGGTCTATATCTGCACCCTCTTGTAGGGAGACACTGGACATCTGGAAACTTCCATTAAAATATTGAGGAATTGTAAACAAGGAGCTGTCATAAACTTCATCTTTGTCCACGTATGTCgctgttggagaaaaaaaagtagtgttAAAGCttcaaatatatttctaaaaatggCAATTTGAGAAATCAGTTCTTTCAACAAATCAAAAACCCATATTATTCAGAATGTTGGTTATTTAAAGgaatatctatttttatttcacttttaaacaaaaagtatttgaatAAAAGTGTTTATCTTAAAGTCACACCCTATTTTCTACtcttgaaataaatattattcAGCTCTGATGCAAActagttttggtttttgtttctgaCTCAAGTTGAAGAAGAATTTAACTCTTAAATGACTGAGATCATCCCTACTAAACAGAGAACCCTAGCATTCTTACCTGATCAACCAAAtcgtaaaaaacacattttaaagacatattttaaaaaatatgtatggTGTGTATTATTTGCTGCTTAATATATGTGATTATATAGACCATGGCCTTCAAAtaaccaatattttattttctttagtgaCTTTTTTGATTCATTAACCTATAATTTCTGGGTAATTTTTGCCTGAAACTCTAGtgtattataataaaaattCCAATACGAACTTGCTGCAGAAGGAGAAGCAGCAGATAATCACTGTTTTCCAATAGGAAGGGCGATGTGTGAACATATGCATCAACAGGTGTCCATCATTGACTCAGAGTTCCAAAGACTCACAGTTTATGACATAACTCTGCATATGAGCATTTGTGATTCTCTTTATCTTATTTGGATGGTTTTtagaataagaaaaataaataaaataaaatcagcttttctCAGTGGTGTGAATGAGGCTCAGTGTTGCCTTTTTATCCTCCTGTGTAATCTGAccctgaatgttttcttttctttatctgaCCCACTTTCACTCTAAAATTTTGAGAGATTACGTTTGatcaaactaataataatattaaatgatttaatatttttaaagatggactctgatcatcttttgatccacaTGTATTGTAAAAGTGCCCCCATCTATTTATAtgtttcccactagcttacttCATCATCGCAACACAGTAGATCCATAAATAGTTGtcataaaatgctcattttaaaatgctaatttagattaTTGCATATAGTTGtagttttttgtattattttgtgttgttttggattacgaatccactgtgttctgataatgaaaacttggatggtttattacaaaaatatattcaaatactGTTTTTTCACACGAAAATTccttcaaacacaatgcattgtggtctatatttgccacNNNNNNNNNNNNNNNNNNNNNNNNNNNNNNNNNNNNNNNNNNNNNNNNNNNNNNNNNNNNNNNNNNNNNNNNNNNNNNNNNNNNNNNNNNNNNNNNNNNNNNNNNNNNNNNNNNNNNNNNNNNNNNGAGATGACCACAACGACTGGGAttaagatgatgatgaagacgaCGGCCATCCAAATTCGGACTTTCCAgaagacttttttattcaactcCTTGCAGACTCTGTTATTCTGGAAGACATAATCCAAATCCCCAAATCATAAAAGGTTTGTtaacaataacatttaaaaataagtgaCTTACCCTCAGAGGGTCAGGTGGTCCTCCTCCATTCCTCTGACCCCGTTCTGAGTCCACCTCCCCATTACAGTTATTGGTCTAAATccaaacacacataaacaacacaaatgtgtcttatttcctgtttgaaaatgtttaactttcATAGAGTTTGGAGCTCACCTGTGGAGCCAGCAGCCCCGTGCTTTCACCTGCCACACCCCCCGAATCTGTTGTCATTTGCtgggaaaaatattaaacaggttttgtaaaattaaaaagtaaaattcctTATTATAT encodes:
- the LOC112149996 gene encoding TPA-induced transmembrane protein homolog (The sequence of the model RefSeq protein was modified relative to this genomic sequence to represent the inferred CDS: added 17 bases not found in genome assembly); this translates as MSFKLKEIKSSDHTSNNDAQMTTDSGGVAGESTGLLAPQTNNCNGEVDSERGQRNGGGPPDPLRNNRVCKELNKKVFWKVRIWMAVVFIIILIPVVVVISFAICAATYVDKDEVYDSSLFTIPQYFNGSFQMSSVSLQEGADIDLQQKLADLYKSSPALGRYFSEAKIYPSRNASNVVNYQLRFVLPEDQREELRNFTLSNEMVQSVFRQFLYDQDQDSASTYIIPVSLIMSSRH